GGTCGCTGAACTCGAAGACGCCGCGACCGAGGTCGGCGCGCGTGGCGCCCGACTCCACCCGCAGGTCCTTGACGCTCTGCATGTGGGTACCGGCGGGACCGACCACCATGAATCTTTCACTCCCGTGCCCACAACCCCACCGCTTCGACTGGAGATGTACAAATTCGTGGTGTGTATCCGGGGTTTCTCCGCTGTGGCAGGGTTTTTGTCCGTGCGAGCAGTCTCACCGACAATGACGGACGCCAGCGACGTGGACTTCGACGTGGTCCCCGACACCGACCAGTCCTTCGAGAACGCGCTGGCGAAGGCCCGCGACGGCCACCGGCTCACTGTCGCGGACGGCATCGAACTCATCACCACCGGCACCGACACCGACGGAATCGACCCCCGGCGGAAGGAACTCGTCCTCGAAGCCGCCGACCGCCGGCGCGCCGACGTGGTGGGCGACGAAGTGACGTTCGTCGCCAACGTAAACAACAACGTGACCACGGCCTGCAACACGGGGTGTCTGTTCTGCAACTTCAAGGACACCGCCCACCAGTTCGAGGTCGACCACCACGACGACCACGCTGGGTTCACCAAGACCCCCGAGGAGTCGAAGGCGGTCGTCGAGGACGCCGTCGAGCGGGGCGTCTACGAGGTCACGTCGGTGTCCGGCCTCCACCCCGCGTTCGGGCTGAACCCCGAACACCGCGAGGCATTGGACGCCGACGACCCCGAACACAACTACAAGCCGCCCGAGCGCTACACCACCGACCCTCACACGTACGTCGAACAGATTCGCGCCATGAGCGAGGCGGGCGCGCACGTCCACTCGATGACCCCGGAGGAAGCCGAACACGCCCAGCGCGGCGTCGAGTGGGGCTACCGCGACGTCTACCGCGAACTGAAGGACGCCGGCCTCGACACCGTCCCCGGCACCGCTGCCGAGATTCTCGTCGACGAGGTGCGCGAGGTCATCTGCCCCGGCAAAATCGACACCGGCGAGTGGGTGACCGCGATGGAGGCCGCCGCCGACGTCGGCCTCCCGATGACCGCGACCATCATGTACGGCCACGTCGAGAACGCCGCCCACCGCGTCCACCACCTCGACGTGATTCGGGACCTACAGGACCGCACGGACAACATCACGGAGTTCGTCCCGCTGTCCTTCATCCACCAGCAGACGCCGCTGTACGACCGCGGCGTCGTCACCGGCGGCGCCAGCGACGCCGAGGACGAACTGATGGTCGCCGTCTCCCGACTCTTCCTCGACAACGTCGACCACGTCCAGTCGTCGTGGGTGAAATTCGGGAACGCGAAGGGCCTGAAACTCCTGAACTGCGGCGCCGACGACTTCATGGGCACCATCCTCTCGGAGGAAATCACGAAGCGCGCGGGCGGCCAGCACGGCGAGTTCCGGTCGGTCGCCGACTACGCCGAGATGGTTT
The nucleotide sequence above comes from Halobacterium litoreum. Encoded proteins:
- the cofH gene encoding 7,8-didemethyl-8-hydroxy-5-deazariboflavin synthase subunit CofH, translating into MTDASDVDFDVVPDTDQSFENALAKARDGHRLTVADGIELITTGTDTDGIDPRRKELVLEAADRRRADVVGDEVTFVANVNNNVTTACNTGCLFCNFKDTAHQFEVDHHDDHAGFTKTPEESKAVVEDAVERGVYEVTSVSGLHPAFGLNPEHREALDADDPEHNYKPPERYTTDPHTYVEQIRAMSEAGAHVHSMTPEEAEHAQRGVEWGYRDVYRELKDAGLDTVPGTAAEILVDEVREVICPGKIDTGEWVTAMEAAADVGLPMTATIMYGHVENAAHRVHHLDVIRDLQDRTDNITEFVPLSFIHQQTPLYDRGVVTGGASDAEDELMVAVSRLFLDNVDHVQSSWVKFGNAKGLKLLNCGADDFMGTILSEEITKRAGGQHGEFRSVADYAEMVSAIGRTPVERSTDYETRRVVDPDADTHGPELGPQADGTPLVPERAGDRPRDAASADD